The following proteins are co-located in the Pyxicephalus adspersus chromosome Z, UCB_Pads_2.0, whole genome shotgun sequence genome:
- the SH3BP5L gene encoding SH3 domain-binding protein 5-like — MSCPIMEVREGPPCEERLPTPGAEDNPTDHPELEGESGTDVKKPAEDLSDGKTDGGELEEELDPRIQEELERLNQASEEINQLELQLDDARTAYRRILTESARRLNSLATQLGACIEKARPYYEARRLAKEAQQDTHSAALRYERAVSMHAAAREMVFVAEQGVTADKNRLDPTWQEMLNHATCKVNEAEEERLRSEFEHQRVTRQCHGAEARVQTLQKSLKRVIIKSRPYFELKAQFNTVLEEHKSRVTSLEVSVSQAKLRYSAALRNLEQISEEIHARRTKGPLLTLRAPPLGAEAPTPMTDSEMDPTADTVSLFSLQTIASDLQKSDSVEHLRGLSDVTSLDGRDIEAEEGESSMGRERAGDRGSRGTFGHHRSVSL; from the exons ATGAGCTGTCCCATCATGGAGGTCAGAGAGGGTCCCCCATGTGAGGAGAGGCTTCCGACTCCAGGAGCCGAGGACAACCCAACCGACCACCCAGAACTGGAAGGAGAAAGCGGTACTGATGTGAAGAAACCAGCTGAAGATCTCAGCGACGGCAAGACAGATGGGGGCGAGTTAGAAGAGGAGCTGGATCCCCGAATTCAG GAAGAATTGGAGCGTCTGAACCAGGCCAGCGAGGAGATCAACCAGTTGGAGCTGCAGTTGGAT GATGCCCGTACTGCTTATCGCAGAATTCTCACGGAGTCAGCGAGACGCCTGAATTCTCTGGCCACTCAGCTTGGAGCCTGCATCGAAAAAGCCCGGCCGTATTATGAAGCAAGAAGACTGGCCAAGGAG gcaCAGCAGGACACTCACAGCGCAGCTCTACGGTACGAGAGGGCGGTGAGCATGCACGCTGCTGCCCGGGAAATGGTGTTTGTAGCTGAACAGGGTGTCACTGCTGACAAGAACAGACTGGACCCAACGTGGCAAGAAATGCTGAACCATGCTACCTGCAAA gtgaACGAAGCAGAGGAGGAACGGCTCCGCAGTGAGTTTGAGCATCAGCGGGTGACCCGGCAGTGTCATGGAGCCGAAGCCAGAGTGCAGACTTTGCAGAAGAGCCTGAAACGCGTCATTATTAAGAGTCGCCCCTACTTTGAACTGAAGGCGCAGTTCAACACGGTGCTAGAG GAACACAAATCTCGTGTCACATCTCTGGAGGTCTCGGTGTCACAGGCCAAGCTGCGGTACTCAGCGGCACTCCGTAATTTGGAACAAATCAGCGAGGAGATCCATGCTCGCCGCACTAAAGGACCCCTTCTAACACTCAGAGCCCCACCACTTGGGGCCGAAGCACCTACCCCCATGACAGACAGCGAGATGGACCCAACCGCTGACACGGTTTCCCTTTTTAGCTTGCAGACCATCGCTTCTGACTTGCAGAAAAGCGACTCAGTAGAGCACTTGCGTGGTCTGAGCGATGTCACCAGTCTGGATGGAAGAGATATAGAGGctgaggaaggagagagcagcaTGGGCCGGGAGAGAGCTGGTGATAGAGGAAGCAGGGGGACATTCGGCCATCACAGGAGTGTCAGCCTCTAA